One genomic segment of Mesoterricola silvestris includes these proteins:
- the atpD gene encoding F0F1 ATP synthase subunit beta, with the protein MSQLKQGRVIAIIGPAVDVEFEENHLPEILNAILTDVTDASGNTSTVTLEVQQHLGENRVRCVAMEPTEGMVRGQKVVDTGAAIQVPVGPETLGRIINVVGKPVDERGPLGNKGTLPMHREAPKLDELNTTAEMFETGIKVIDLLEPYAKGGKTGLFGGAGVGKTVLIMELINNLAKGHGGLSVFAGVGERTREGNDLWVEMMDSGVINKENIAESKVALIYGQMTEPPGARARVALTGLTVAEHFRDAEGKDVLLFIDNIFRFTQAGAEVSALLGRMPSAVGYQPTLATEMGELQERITSTKKGSITSVQAVYVPADDYTDPAPATTFAHLDATTNLSRELSALGIYPAVDPLASTSRLMDPRVLGERHYGTAMRVKAILQKYKELQDIIAILGMDELSDDDKLAVARARKLQRFLSQPFHVAETFSGMPGKYVKLEETIRGFEEICDGKWDHLPEQAFYMVGTIEEAAAKAEKLAQA; encoded by the coding sequence ATGAGTCAATTGAAGCAAGGCCGCGTCATCGCCATCATCGGCCCCGCCGTGGACGTGGAATTCGAGGAGAACCACCTCCCCGAGATCCTCAACGCCATCCTCACCGACGTCACCGATGCCAGCGGCAACACCAGCACCGTGACCCTGGAGGTCCAGCAGCACCTGGGCGAGAACCGGGTCCGCTGCGTGGCCATGGAGCCCACCGAGGGCATGGTCCGCGGCCAGAAGGTGGTGGACACCGGCGCGGCGATCCAGGTGCCCGTGGGTCCCGAGACCCTGGGCCGCATCATCAACGTCGTGGGCAAGCCCGTGGACGAGCGCGGCCCCCTGGGCAACAAGGGCACCCTGCCCATGCACCGCGAGGCCCCCAAGCTCGACGAACTGAACACCACCGCCGAGATGTTCGAGACCGGCATCAAGGTCATCGATCTCCTGGAGCCCTACGCCAAGGGCGGCAAGACCGGCCTGTTCGGCGGCGCCGGCGTGGGCAAGACCGTGCTGATCATGGAGCTCATCAACAATCTGGCCAAGGGCCACGGCGGCCTGTCGGTCTTCGCCGGCGTCGGCGAGCGCACCCGCGAAGGCAACGACCTGTGGGTGGAGATGATGGACTCCGGCGTCATCAACAAGGAGAACATCGCCGAAAGCAAGGTGGCCCTCATCTACGGCCAGATGACGGAACCCCCCGGCGCCCGCGCCCGGGTGGCCCTCACCGGCCTCACCGTCGCCGAGCACTTCCGCGACGCCGAGGGCAAGGACGTGCTGCTCTTCATCGACAACATCTTCCGCTTCACCCAGGCCGGCGCCGAGGTTTCCGCCCTCCTGGGCCGCATGCCCTCCGCCGTGGGCTACCAGCCCACCCTCGCCACCGAGATGGGCGAACTGCAGGAGCGCATCACCTCCACCAAGAAGGGCTCCATCACCTCGGTGCAGGCCGTGTACGTGCCCGCCGACGACTACACCGATCCCGCGCCCGCCACCACCTTCGCGCACCTGGACGCCACCACCAACCTCTCCCGCGAACTGAGCGCCCTGGGCATCTACCCCGCCGTGGATCCCCTGGCCTCCACCAGCCGCCTCATGGATCCCCGCGTGCTGGGCGAGCGGCACTACGGCACCGCCATGCGCGTGAAGGCCATCCTGCAGAAGTACAAGGAGCTCCAGGACATCATCGCCATCCTGGGCATGGACGAGCTCTCCGACGACGACAAGCTCGCCGTGGCCCGCGCCCGCAAGCTCCAGCGCTTCCTCAGCCAGCCCTTCCACGTGGCCGAGACCTTCTCCGGCATGCCCGGCAAGTACGTGAAGCTGGAGGAGACCATCCGCGGCTTCGAGGAGATCTGCGACGGCAAGTGGGACCACCTGCCCGAGCAGGCCTTCTACATGGTGGGCACCATCGAAGAGGCCGCGGCGAAGGCGGAAAAACTGGCCCAGGCCTGA
- a CDS encoding tetratricopeptide repeat protein yields MRAHLQYLLLDGFDPDTGELALRVRVESDPPGDLRLLRLKLHLGRTGDPLQPLRRELQTHVQMPVPTLWDRGLKTIIRAIEDELGSAGGRDPARYTWVCTQLLHPSDERRGTLGHPVARQAEVLWDWAQRAEQEPDDAHAIELLERLLLLTPSHRTALDNLSALLRKAGMVEELLEVTDRILNQDPRNPEALLHRGECLINLGRALEAGEAFAKLLKANPVHPLAHLGAAQARSLGGQDPFPHLDAALELNREATLSVLRETFDYRILAAPPHENTYPFDVLPTLLGVTGAEVKTFCTDRGLPVTGPGATVRETELSRWVNIQNRYQLLPMALHWLAPTPRHIPELPPTP; encoded by the coding sequence ATGCGGGCGCACCTCCAGTACCTCCTCCTCGACGGATTCGACCCCGACACGGGGGAACTTGCCCTGCGGGTGCGGGTGGAGTCGGACCCCCCCGGCGATTTGCGCCTCCTGCGCCTCAAGCTCCACCTGGGCCGCACCGGGGATCCCCTCCAGCCCCTGCGGCGGGAGCTCCAGACCCATGTGCAGATGCCCGTGCCCACCCTGTGGGACCGCGGACTGAAGACCATCATCCGCGCCATCGAGGACGAGCTGGGCTCCGCCGGGGGCCGGGATCCGGCGCGCTACACCTGGGTGTGCACCCAGCTCCTGCATCCCTCCGACGAGCGCCGGGGCACCCTGGGCCACCCCGTGGCGCGCCAGGCCGAGGTCCTGTGGGACTGGGCCCAGCGCGCGGAACAGGAGCCCGACGATGCGCACGCCATCGAGCTCCTGGAGCGGCTCCTCCTGCTCACCCCCAGCCACCGCACGGCCCTGGACAACCTCTCGGCCCTCCTGCGCAAGGCCGGCATGGTGGAGGAGCTCCTGGAGGTCACGGACCGCATCCTGAACCAGGACCCCCGCAACCCCGAGGCCCTCCTGCACCGCGGTGAATGCCTCATCAATCTGGGCAGGGCCCTGGAGGCGGGCGAAGCCTTCGCCAAGCTCCTCAAGGCCAACCCCGTCCACCCCCTGGCCCACCTGGGCGCCGCCCAGGCCCGGAGCCTGGGCGGCCAGGACCCCTTCCCCCACCTGGACGCGGCCCTGGAGCTGAACCGGGAGGCCACCCTTTCGGTGCTGCGGGAGACCTTCGACTACCGGATCCTGGCCGCCCCCCCCCACGAGAACACCTACCCCTTCGACGTGCTGCCCACCCTCCTGGGGGTCACCGGGGCCGAGGTGAAGACCTTCTGCACCGACCGGGGCCTGCCCGTCACCGGTCCCGGAGCGACCGTACGAGAGACCGAGCTGTCCCGGTGGGTGAACATCCAGAACCGCTACCAGCTCCTGCCCATGGCCCTGCATTGGCTGGCCCCCACCCCCCGGCACATCCCCGAACTGCCCCCCACCCCCTGA
- a CDS encoding MBL fold metallo-hydrolase, with translation MELRVLGCSGGEAEGSRLTGLLVNGTVAIDAGSLTQALTLAEQVKVRQIFISHSHLDHICTLPFFTKNIFGHTQVPVEIHALPETLDALRRHLFNDELWPDFSVIPSPDNPIIRFSEIEPGRTYEVEGLRVTPIPVNHLVPCVGYRVEDDHSAFIFSSDTAATDRVYEEANATANLRLFITEASFPNAQAWLADAAKHLTPEKLGEELRKLKVDVPVGIYHLTPGDREVMLPELSALGDPRLTLLEQDARFEW, from the coding sequence ATGGAACTGCGCGTTCTAGGTTGTTCGGGAGGCGAAGCCGAAGGCAGTCGCCTGACCGGCCTCCTGGTGAACGGCACCGTGGCCATCGACGCCGGGAGCCTCACCCAGGCCCTCACCCTGGCCGAGCAGGTGAAGGTCCGTCAGATCTTCATCAGCCACTCGCACCTGGACCACATCTGCACCCTGCCCTTCTTCACCAAGAACATCTTCGGGCACACCCAGGTTCCCGTGGAGATCCACGCCCTGCCCGAGACCCTGGACGCCCTGCGCCGCCACCTCTTCAACGACGAGCTGTGGCCGGACTTCTCGGTGATCCCCAGCCCCGACAACCCCATCATCCGGTTTTCCGAGATCGAGCCCGGCCGCACCTACGAGGTGGAGGGCCTGCGCGTCACGCCCATCCCCGTGAACCACCTGGTGCCCTGCGTGGGCTACCGGGTGGAGGACGACCACTCCGCCTTCATCTTCAGCTCGGACACCGCCGCCACGGACCGGGTCTACGAGGAGGCCAACGCCACCGCGAACCTGCGCCTCTTCATCACCGAGGCCAGCTTCCCCAACGCCCAGGCCTGGCTCGCGGACGCCGCCAAGCACCTGACGCCGGAAAAGCTGGGGGAGGAACTGAGGAAACTGAAGGTCGACGTCCCCGTGGGCATCTACCACCTGACCCCGGGGGACCGCGAGGTGATGCTTCCGGAACTGTCGGCGCTGGGGGACCCGCGGTTGACGCTGCTGGAACAGGACGCGCGCTTCGAGTGGTAG
- the atpC gene encoding ATP synthase F1 subunit epsilon, translating to MTDSILLEVLTPERRVFSAHVSELQFPTAEAGYYGVLPGHTPLVTAIGDGLVYYTENDQKHWLTVFGGFAEVGPEHVTVLARVSETVEMIDADRAEAARVRALKLIKDAETEEDLDRAQAKLNASLVRLQAAGRPIGH from the coding sequence ATGACCGATTCCATCCTCCTCGAAGTGCTGACCCCCGAGCGCCGGGTGTTCTCCGCCCACGTGTCGGAGCTGCAGTTCCCCACCGCCGAAGCCGGCTACTACGGCGTCCTGCCCGGACACACCCCCCTGGTCACGGCCATCGGCGACGGCCTCGTCTACTACACCGAGAACGACCAGAAGCACTGGCTCACGGTCTTCGGCGGCTTCGCGGAAGTGGGCCCCGAGCACGTCACCGTCCTGGCCCGCGTGAGCGAGACCGTCGAGATGATCGACGCCGACCGCGCCGAGGCCGCCCGGGTCCGCGCCCTCAAGCTCATCAAGGACGCCGAAACCGAAGAGGACCTGGACCGCGCCCAGGCCAAGCTCAACGCCAGCCTGGTCCGCCTCCAGGCCGCGGGAAGACCCATCGGCCACTGA
- a CDS encoding type II toxin-antitoxin system Phd/YefM family antitoxin produces the protein MLPRLVPVSDMKRQPGKILNELRQGRELMVITEHGKAAGVLMDVASYEALARRAKILDALSAGEREVAEGKVHSWEDVKAELATWQR, from the coding sequence ATGCTTCCTCGACTGGTCCCCGTAAGTGATATGAAGAGACAACCCGGCAAGATTCTCAACGAGTTACGTCAAGGCAGAGAACTCATGGTGATCACGGAACATGGCAAAGCCGCGGGTGTCCTAATGGACGTCGCCAGCTACGAAGCCTTGGCGCGGCGAGCCAAGATCCTTGATGCCCTGAGCGCGGGCGAGAGAGAGGTCGCCGAAGGCAAGGTGCACTCCTGGGAAGACGTGAAGGCGGAGCTTGCTACGTGGCAACGCTGA
- a CDS encoding type II toxin-antitoxin system RelE/ParE family toxin, with amino-acid sequence MATLKILFTDRALREMREILGFIAQDNPGAASDLAEQIMKSLDNKARFPKSGRRIPEAPDHPARELILPPCRIFYSMNEKALHVLGLIRSEQQFLLSRLGH; translated from the coding sequence GTGGCAACGCTGAAAATCCTCTTCACGGATCGTGCATTAAGGGAAATGCGTGAAATCCTGGGATTCATTGCCCAGGACAATCCGGGCGCCGCGTCAGATCTTGCCGAGCAGATTATGAAATCCCTCGACAACAAGGCCAGATTCCCGAAGTCGGGTCGTAGAATTCCAGAAGCACCGGACCACCCAGCTAGGGAACTTATTCTGCCGCCATGCAGAATTTTCTATTCCATGAATGAAAAAGCGCTCCACGTCCTCGGATTAATAAGGTCTGAACAGCAATTCCTTTTGTCCAGGTTAGGCCATTAG
- the atpG gene encoding ATP synthase F1 subunit gamma yields MAGLQDIRRRIRSVKNTQQVTKAMKMISAVKLRKSQEGLMALRPYASKMLEVVRNVVTRSEELGASVGSPIAQAFLAPREEANIRLVVIASDKGLCGGFNANVLKQASAFAASTPSKIVHLDLVGKRASDWARKQGLKGSDHHGVALAGLPALAQEIAEEAARQYEAGEIDALYVIHNYFASALAQVPTTLRVFPMEIGPHSEGVVPALLEPTPAAVLDALLPRFIETTFLHALLESSASEHGARMAAMDKASTNAEDMIARLTLNMNKLRQASITNQIIEIVSGANA; encoded by the coding sequence ATGGCCGGCCTCCAGGACATTCGCCGCCGCATCCGGTCGGTGAAGAACACCCAGCAGGTCACCAAGGCCATGAAGATGATTTCCGCCGTCAAGCTGCGGAAATCCCAGGAAGGCCTCATGGCCCTGCGCCCCTACGCCTCCAAGATGCTCGAGGTGGTGCGCAACGTGGTGACCCGCTCGGAAGAGCTGGGCGCCTCCGTGGGCAGCCCCATCGCCCAGGCCTTCCTGGCCCCCCGCGAGGAGGCCAACATCCGCCTGGTGGTCATCGCCAGCGACAAGGGCCTCTGCGGCGGCTTCAACGCCAACGTGCTCAAGCAGGCCTCGGCCTTCGCCGCCTCCACCCCCTCGAAGATCGTCCACCTGGACCTGGTGGGCAAACGCGCCTCGGACTGGGCCCGCAAGCAGGGCCTCAAGGGCTCCGACCACCACGGCGTGGCCCTGGCCGGGCTCCCCGCCCTGGCCCAGGAGATCGCGGAGGAGGCCGCCCGGCAGTACGAGGCCGGGGAGATCGACGCCCTCTACGTCATCCACAACTACTTCGCCTCCGCCCTGGCGCAGGTGCCCACCACCCTGCGGGTCTTCCCCATGGAGATCGGGCCCCATTCCGAGGGGGTCGTTCCGGCCCTGCTGGAGCCCACCCCCGCCGCGGTGCTGGACGCGCTGCTGCCCCGCTTCATCGAGACCACCTTCCTGCACGCCCTGCTGGAGAGTTCCGCCAGCGAGCACGGCGCGCGCATGGCCGCCATGGACAAGGCCAGCACCAACGCCGAGGACATGATCGCCCGCCTCACCCTCAACATGAACAAGCTGAGGCAGGCTTCCATCACCAACCAGATCATCGAGATCGTGTCCGGCGCCAACGCCTGA